A genomic window from Bdellovibrio sp. SKB1291214 includes:
- a CDS encoding NUDIX domain-containing protein — translation MKHLEEKTLSSKQVFKGRFLKVEEDKVQAPDGKTYHREYIVHPGAAMMIPLLPNGNVVMVHQYRHAVKQVMLEFPAGKRDHGEDSLVTAKRELTEETGYSANEWKFLTPIHPVIGYSNEQIDLYLAKDLSKTQQRLDQGEFLEVVEVAPRDLIKLIQEGKLTDVKTQIGAFWLDKILREEWN, via the coding sequence ATGAAGCATTTAGAAGAAAAAACTCTGTCATCCAAGCAAGTGTTCAAAGGTCGTTTTTTAAAAGTGGAGGAGGATAAGGTCCAGGCTCCTGACGGAAAAACGTATCATCGTGAATACATCGTTCATCCTGGTGCAGCGATGATGATCCCTCTGCTGCCTAATGGAAATGTGGTGATGGTTCATCAGTATCGCCATGCTGTAAAGCAGGTGATGTTGGAGTTCCCCGCGGGTAAACGTGACCACGGCGAAGACAGTTTGGTAACTGCAAAACGCGAACTTACTGAAGAGACTGGATATTCCGCAAACGAATGGAAATTTTTGACCCCCATACACCCTGTGATTGGATATTCCAACGAGCAGATCGATTTGTATTTGGCAAAGGATCTAAGCAAGACTCAGCAACGTCTGGATCAGGGAGAGTTTTTGGAAGTCGTCGAAGTGGCTCCTCGAGATCTGATTAAGCTTATTCAAGAGGGTAAACTAACTGATGTGAAAACCCAGATAGGCGCCTTTTGGCTTGATAAAATTCTGCGCGAGGAGTGGAATTGA
- a CDS encoding metallophosphoesterase family protein produces the protein MRLFKASSALALIFLAACAHKPSDKAENLTYVGLADTKNSFVRTIKPKDGKCNQVTISNGTDSQQVALVERKFDTVTVCEATLPEGAKTVVLDEKEISIPQTPKRIVIFGDTGCRLKGDYFQDCNDEKQWPFARIVKAIDKENADLIVHVGDYHYRESCKDPVKCAPFKETLGYGYRPWEADFIAPAAPLLQSKPFIFVRGNHEDCQRAHEGFSKLLTPLGEDSCPQFQETRYTSFGNMLIVNFDNATLSDQKLDPKGSEMALWRAHYRKMITTINARSESEVWLVVHRPIWGLAPNWNGPAAVLPVNLNMQTLTKEMPLPKKVKMVFAGHIHNTQIAVATNRPVHVVMGEGGTALDYYDAATRKLIPAGFNVLPSNHGYMVLEKDSNSKWVGTVKGYDGQTNFTCGLEEPGVPCVAKEPEAKTVK, from the coding sequence ATGCGTTTGTTTAAAGCTTCCTCCGCACTAGCGTTGATCTTTCTGGCGGCTTGCGCTCACAAGCCAAGCGATAAAGCGGAAAACCTGACATACGTGGGTCTGGCAGACACAAAAAATTCATTCGTAAGAACCATCAAGCCGAAAGATGGTAAATGCAATCAGGTGACCATTTCGAATGGAACGGATTCCCAACAGGTCGCCCTCGTAGAACGAAAATTTGATACGGTGACGGTTTGCGAAGCTACCTTGCCAGAGGGTGCAAAGACTGTCGTTTTGGACGAAAAAGAAATTTCAATTCCCCAAACACCAAAGCGTATCGTTATTTTTGGCGATACAGGGTGTCGTTTAAAGGGTGACTATTTCCAAGACTGTAATGACGAAAAGCAATGGCCATTCGCGCGCATCGTAAAAGCGATCGACAAAGAAAACGCAGATCTGATTGTTCACGTGGGTGACTATCATTATCGTGAGTCCTGCAAAGACCCGGTAAAATGCGCGCCATTCAAAGAGACCCTTGGTTATGGCTATCGCCCTTGGGAAGCCGATTTCATTGCACCAGCAGCGCCTTTGCTACAATCAAAGCCCTTCATTTTCGTGCGCGGTAATCATGAGGATTGCCAGCGCGCTCACGAAGGTTTTAGTAAATTGCTAACTCCTCTTGGTGAAGACTCTTGCCCTCAATTTCAAGAAACTCGCTACACAAGCTTTGGCAATATGCTAATTGTGAATTTCGATAACGCCACTTTGTCGGATCAAAAGTTGGATCCCAAGGGATCAGAGATGGCTTTGTGGCGCGCACATTACCGCAAGATGATCACGACAATCAACGCTCGATCTGAAAGTGAAGTGTGGCTGGTTGTTCACCGTCCGATTTGGGGGTTGGCTCCGAATTGGAATGGTCCCGCAGCTGTTTTACCTGTTAATTTGAATATGCAAACATTGACGAAAGAAATGCCACTTCCAAAAAAAGTGAAAATGGTTTTTGCGGGGCATATTCATAATACGCAAATTGCAGTGGCGACAAATCGTCCGGTGCATGTAGTGATGGGAGAGGGTGGAACGGCCCTGGATTACTATGATGCTGCCACTCGCAAGCTGATCCCTGCGGGATTCAATGTCTTACCCTCGAACCATGGTTATATGGTTCTTGAGAAAGACAGCAATAGCAAATGGGTAGGGACTGTGAAAGGTTATGATGGGCAGACGAACTTTACCTGTGGCTTAGAAGAACCCGGAGTTCCGTGTGTGGCGAAAGAGCCCGAAGCAAAAACGGTGAAGTAA